The Manis javanica isolate MJ-LG chromosome 4, MJ_LKY, whole genome shotgun sequence genome contains a region encoding:
- the ACBD4 gene encoding acyl-CoA-binding domain-containing protein 4 isoform X1, whose translation MGTENESPEPDCQKQFQAAVSVIQNLPKNGSYRPSYEEMLRFYSYYKQATMGPCLLPRPGFWDPIGRYKWDAWNSLGKMSREEAMSAYITEMKLVAQKVIDTVPLGEVAEDMFGYFEPLYQVIPDMPRPPETFLKRVTGRKEKVLNGHAGAAAEPPCLPSEPAPTSPESQLPRDLDSEVFCDSLEQLEPELQVLAEQQGASGGEPATGNSPVPPAEKEGSLLGPQDLDTWLVGTVRALQENMQDVQGRLQSLESVNDPPKQQRRLPSAQPWPLRLSGRTLLFFLLWPFIVQWLFRQFRTQKSLSPWRRFWGQLGLGPGPGRMIGWEAAGRGPEARPSWGKVGRAGPRGGE comes from the exons ATGGGTACTGAGAACGAAAGCCCAGAACCGGACTGCCAGAAACAGTTCCAGGCGGCAGTCAGCGTCATTCAGAATCTGCCTAAGAACG GCTCTTACCGCCCCTCCTATGAAGAGATGCTGCGATTCTACAGCTACTACAAGCAGGCTACCATGGGGCCCTGCCTGCTCCCCCGGCCTGGGTTCTGGGACCCCATTGGACGATATAAGTG GGACGCCTGGAACAGCTTGGGCAAGATGAGCAGGGAAGAGGCCATGTCAGCCTACATCACTGAGATGAAGCTGGTGGCACAGAAG GTGATCGACACAGTACCCCTGGGTGAGGTGGCAGAGGACATGTTTGGTTACTTCGAGCCCCTGTACCAAGTGATCCCTGATATGCCAAGGCCCCCGGAAACCTTCCTAAAAAGGGTCACAG GCCGGAAAGAGAAGGTACTGAATGGACATGCTGGGGCTGCTGcagagcctccctgcctccccagtgaACCAGCACCCACCAGCCCAG AGTCCCAGCTACCTAGGGACCTAGACTCTGAGGTTTTCTGCGATTCCCTGGAACAGCTGGAGCCTGAGCTG CAGGTTTtggcagagcagcagggagcctCCGGAGGAGAGCCTGCCACCGGAAACAGCCCCGTGCCCCCtgcagagaaag AGGGCAGCCTCCTAGGGCCCCAGGACTTGGACACGTGGCTGGTGGGGACAGTTCGGGCACTGCAGGAGAACATGCAGGATGTCCAGGGGAGACTCCAGAGCCTGGAGAGCGTGAATGACCCACCCAAGCAG CAGAGGCGTCTGCCCAGTGCCCAGCCTTGGCCCCTCCGGCTCTCGGGCCGCACGCTGCTCTTCTTCCTCCTGTGGCCCTTCATCGTCCAGTGGCTCTTCCGACAGTTTCGGACCCAGAAGAG TCTCTCCCCGTGGAGGCGGTTCTGGGGCCAGCTGGGACTTGGGCCGGGGCCTGGAAGAATGATTGGCTGGGAGGCTGCGGGACGAGGCCCGGAGGCCCGGCCGAgctgggggaaggtggggagggcaggcccCAGAGGAGGGGAATGA
- the ACBD4 gene encoding acyl-CoA-binding domain-containing protein 4 isoform X8: MSREEAMSAYITEMKLVAQKVIDTVPLGEVAEDMFGYFEPLYQVIPDMPRPPETFLKRVTGRKEKVLNGHAGAAAEPPCLPSEPAPTSPESQLPRDLDSEVFCDSLEQLEPELQVLAEQQGASGGEPATGNSPVPPAEKEGSLLGPQDLDTWLVGTVRALQENMQDVQGRLQSLESVNDPPKQQRRLPSAQPWPLRLSGRTLLFFLLWPFIVQWLFRQFRTQKSLSPWRRFWGQLGLGPGPGRMIGWEAAGRGPEARPSWGKVGRAGPRGGE, from the exons ATGAGCAGGGAAGAGGCCATGTCAGCCTACATCACTGAGATGAAGCTGGTGGCACAGAAG GTGATCGACACAGTACCCCTGGGTGAGGTGGCAGAGGACATGTTTGGTTACTTCGAGCCCCTGTACCAAGTGATCCCTGATATGCCAAGGCCCCCGGAAACCTTCCTAAAAAGGGTCACAG GCCGGAAAGAGAAGGTACTGAATGGACATGCTGGGGCTGCTGcagagcctccctgcctccccagtgaACCAGCACCCACCAGCCCAG AGTCCCAGCTACCTAGGGACCTAGACTCTGAGGTTTTCTGCGATTCCCTGGAACAGCTGGAGCCTGAGCTG CAGGTTTtggcagagcagcagggagcctCCGGAGGAGAGCCTGCCACCGGAAACAGCCCCGTGCCCCCtgcagagaaag AGGGCAGCCTCCTAGGGCCCCAGGACTTGGACACGTGGCTGGTGGGGACAGTTCGGGCACTGCAGGAGAACATGCAGGATGTCCAGGGGAGACTCCAGAGCCTGGAGAGCGTGAATGACCCACCCAAGCAG CAGAGGCGTCTGCCCAGTGCCCAGCCTTGGCCCCTCCGGCTCTCGGGCCGCACGCTGCTCTTCTTCCTCCTGTGGCCCTTCATCGTCCAGTGGCTCTTCCGACAGTTTCGGACCCAGAAGAG TCTCTCCCCGTGGAGGCGGTTCTGGGGCCAGCTGGGACTTGGGCCGGGGCCTGGAAGAATGATTGGCTGGGAGGCTGCGGGACGAGGCCCGGAGGCCCGGCCGAgctgggggaaggtggggagggcaggcccCAGAGGAGGGGAATGA
- the ACBD4 gene encoding acyl-CoA-binding domain-containing protein 4 isoform X7, giving the protein MGTENESPEPDCQKQFQAAVSVIQNLPKNGSYRPSYEEMLRFYSYYKQATMGPCLLPRPGFWDPIGRYKWDAWNSLGKMSREEAMSAYITEMKLVAQKVIDTVPLGEVAEDMFGYFEPLYQVIPDMPRPPETFLKRVTGRKEKVLNGHAGAAAEPPCLPSEPAPTSPESQLPRDLDSEVFCDSLEQLEPELQVLAEQQGASGGEPATGNSPVPPAEKEGSLLGPQDLDTWLVGTVRALQENMQDVQGRLQSLESVNDPPKQRRLPSAQPWPLRLSGRTLLFFLLWPFIVQWLFRQFRTQKR; this is encoded by the exons ATGGGTACTGAGAACGAAAGCCCAGAACCGGACTGCCAGAAACAGTTCCAGGCGGCAGTCAGCGTCATTCAGAATCTGCCTAAGAACG GCTCTTACCGCCCCTCCTATGAAGAGATGCTGCGATTCTACAGCTACTACAAGCAGGCTACCATGGGGCCCTGCCTGCTCCCCCGGCCTGGGTTCTGGGACCCCATTGGACGATATAAGTG GGACGCCTGGAACAGCTTGGGCAAGATGAGCAGGGAAGAGGCCATGTCAGCCTACATCACTGAGATGAAGCTGGTGGCACAGAAG GTGATCGACACAGTACCCCTGGGTGAGGTGGCAGAGGACATGTTTGGTTACTTCGAGCCCCTGTACCAAGTGATCCCTGATATGCCAAGGCCCCCGGAAACCTTCCTAAAAAGGGTCACAG GCCGGAAAGAGAAGGTACTGAATGGACATGCTGGGGCTGCTGcagagcctccctgcctccccagtgaACCAGCACCCACCAGCCCAG AGTCCCAGCTACCTAGGGACCTAGACTCTGAGGTTTTCTGCGATTCCCTGGAACAGCTGGAGCCTGAGCTG CAGGTTTtggcagagcagcagggagcctCCGGAGGAGAGCCTGCCACCGGAAACAGCCCCGTGCCCCCtgcagagaaag AGGGCAGCCTCCTAGGGCCCCAGGACTTGGACACGTGGCTGGTGGGGACAGTTCGGGCACTGCAGGAGAACATGCAGGATGTCCAGGGGAGACTCCAGAGCCTGGAGAGCGTGAATGACCCACCCAAGCAG AGGCGTCTGCCCAGTGCCCAGCCTTGGCCCCTCCGGCTCTCGGGCCGCACGCTGCTCTTCTTCCTCCTGTGGCCCTTCATCGTCCAGTGGCTCTTCCGACAGTTTCGGACCCAGAAGAGGTGA
- the ACBD4 gene encoding acyl-CoA-binding domain-containing protein 4 isoform X5, which yields MGTENESPEPDCQKQFQAAVSVIQNLPKNGSYRPSYEEMLRFYSYYKQATMGPCLLPRPGFWDPIGRYKWDAWNSLGKMSREEAMSAYITEMKLVAQKVIDTVPLGEVAEDMFGYFEPLYQVIPDMPRPPETFLKRVTESQLPRDLDSEVFCDSLEQLEPELVLAEQQGASGGEPATGNSPVPPAEKEGSLLGPQDLDTWLVGTVRALQENMQDVQGRLQSLESVNDPPKQQRRLPSAQPWPLRLSGRTLLFFLLWPFIVQWLFRQFRTQKSLSPWRRFWGQLGLGPGPGRMIGWEAAGRGPEARPSWGKVGRAGPRGGE from the exons ATGGGTACTGAGAACGAAAGCCCAGAACCGGACTGCCAGAAACAGTTCCAGGCGGCAGTCAGCGTCATTCAGAATCTGCCTAAGAACG GCTCTTACCGCCCCTCCTATGAAGAGATGCTGCGATTCTACAGCTACTACAAGCAGGCTACCATGGGGCCCTGCCTGCTCCCCCGGCCTGGGTTCTGGGACCCCATTGGACGATATAAGTG GGACGCCTGGAACAGCTTGGGCAAGATGAGCAGGGAAGAGGCCATGTCAGCCTACATCACTGAGATGAAGCTGGTGGCACAGAAG GTGATCGACACAGTACCCCTGGGTGAGGTGGCAGAGGACATGTTTGGTTACTTCGAGCCCCTGTACCAAGTGATCCCTGATATGCCAAGGCCCCCGGAAACCTTCCTAAAAAGGGTCACAG AGTCCCAGCTACCTAGGGACCTAGACTCTGAGGTTTTCTGCGATTCCCTGGAACAGCTGGAGCCTGAGCTG GTTTtggcagagcagcagggagcctCCGGAGGAGAGCCTGCCACCGGAAACAGCCCCGTGCCCCCtgcagagaaag AGGGCAGCCTCCTAGGGCCCCAGGACTTGGACACGTGGCTGGTGGGGACAGTTCGGGCACTGCAGGAGAACATGCAGGATGTCCAGGGGAGACTCCAGAGCCTGGAGAGCGTGAATGACCCACCCAAGCAG CAGAGGCGTCTGCCCAGTGCCCAGCCTTGGCCCCTCCGGCTCTCGGGCCGCACGCTGCTCTTCTTCCTCCTGTGGCCCTTCATCGTCCAGTGGCTCTTCCGACAGTTTCGGACCCAGAAGAG TCTCTCCCCGTGGAGGCGGTTCTGGGGCCAGCTGGGACTTGGGCCGGGGCCTGGAAGAATGATTGGCTGGGAGGCTGCGGGACGAGGCCCGGAGGCCCGGCCGAgctgggggaaggtggggagggcaggcccCAGAGGAGGGGAATGA
- the ACBD4 gene encoding acyl-CoA-binding domain-containing protein 4 isoform X6: MGTENESPEPDCQKQFQAAVSVIQNLPKNGSYRPSYEEMLRFYSYYKQATMGPCLLPRPGFWDPIGRYKWDAWNSLGKMSREEAMSAYITEMKLVAQKVIDTVPLGEVAEDMFGYFEPLYQVIPDMPRPPETFLKRVTGRKEKVLNGHAGAAAEPPCLPSEPAPTSPESQLPRDLDSEVFCDSLEQLEPELQVLAEQQGASGGEPATGNSPVPPAEKEGSLLGPQDLDTWLVGTVRALQENMQDVQGRLQSLESVNDPPKQQRRLPSAQPWPLRLSGRTLLFFLLWPFIVQWLFRQFRTQKR; this comes from the exons ATGGGTACTGAGAACGAAAGCCCAGAACCGGACTGCCAGAAACAGTTCCAGGCGGCAGTCAGCGTCATTCAGAATCTGCCTAAGAACG GCTCTTACCGCCCCTCCTATGAAGAGATGCTGCGATTCTACAGCTACTACAAGCAGGCTACCATGGGGCCCTGCCTGCTCCCCCGGCCTGGGTTCTGGGACCCCATTGGACGATATAAGTG GGACGCCTGGAACAGCTTGGGCAAGATGAGCAGGGAAGAGGCCATGTCAGCCTACATCACTGAGATGAAGCTGGTGGCACAGAAG GTGATCGACACAGTACCCCTGGGTGAGGTGGCAGAGGACATGTTTGGTTACTTCGAGCCCCTGTACCAAGTGATCCCTGATATGCCAAGGCCCCCGGAAACCTTCCTAAAAAGGGTCACAG GCCGGAAAGAGAAGGTACTGAATGGACATGCTGGGGCTGCTGcagagcctccctgcctccccagtgaACCAGCACCCACCAGCCCAG AGTCCCAGCTACCTAGGGACCTAGACTCTGAGGTTTTCTGCGATTCCCTGGAACAGCTGGAGCCTGAGCTG CAGGTTTtggcagagcagcagggagcctCCGGAGGAGAGCCTGCCACCGGAAACAGCCCCGTGCCCCCtgcagagaaag AGGGCAGCCTCCTAGGGCCCCAGGACTTGGACACGTGGCTGGTGGGGACAGTTCGGGCACTGCAGGAGAACATGCAGGATGTCCAGGGGAGACTCCAGAGCCTGGAGAGCGTGAATGACCCACCCAAGCAG CAGAGGCGTCTGCCCAGTGCCCAGCCTTGGCCCCTCCGGCTCTCGGGCCGCACGCTGCTCTTCTTCCTCCTGTGGCCCTTCATCGTCCAGTGGCTCTTCCGACAGTTTCGGACCCAGAAGAGGTGA
- the ACBD4 gene encoding acyl-CoA-binding domain-containing protein 4 isoform X10, with amino-acid sequence MGTENESPEPDCQKQFQAAVSVIQNLPKNGSYRPSYEEMLRFYSYYKQATMGPCLLPRPGFWDPIGRYKWDAWNSLGKMSREEAMSAYITEMKLVAQKVIDTVPLGEVAEDMFGYFEPLYQVIPDMPRPPETFLKRVTGRKEKVLNGHAGAAAEPPCLPSEPAPTSPESQLPRDLDSEVFCDSLEQLEPELVLAEQQGASGGEPATGNSPVPPAEKEGSLLGPQDLDTWLVGTVRALQENMQDVQGRLQSLESVNDPPKQRRLPSAQPWPLRLSGRTLLFFLLWPFIVQWLFRQFRTQKR; translated from the exons ATGGGTACTGAGAACGAAAGCCCAGAACCGGACTGCCAGAAACAGTTCCAGGCGGCAGTCAGCGTCATTCAGAATCTGCCTAAGAACG GCTCTTACCGCCCCTCCTATGAAGAGATGCTGCGATTCTACAGCTACTACAAGCAGGCTACCATGGGGCCCTGCCTGCTCCCCCGGCCTGGGTTCTGGGACCCCATTGGACGATATAAGTG GGACGCCTGGAACAGCTTGGGCAAGATGAGCAGGGAAGAGGCCATGTCAGCCTACATCACTGAGATGAAGCTGGTGGCACAGAAG GTGATCGACACAGTACCCCTGGGTGAGGTGGCAGAGGACATGTTTGGTTACTTCGAGCCCCTGTACCAAGTGATCCCTGATATGCCAAGGCCCCCGGAAACCTTCCTAAAAAGGGTCACAG GCCGGAAAGAGAAGGTACTGAATGGACATGCTGGGGCTGCTGcagagcctccctgcctccccagtgaACCAGCACCCACCAGCCCAG AGTCCCAGCTACCTAGGGACCTAGACTCTGAGGTTTTCTGCGATTCCCTGGAACAGCTGGAGCCTGAGCTG GTTTtggcagagcagcagggagcctCCGGAGGAGAGCCTGCCACCGGAAACAGCCCCGTGCCCCCtgcagagaaag AGGGCAGCCTCCTAGGGCCCCAGGACTTGGACACGTGGCTGGTGGGGACAGTTCGGGCACTGCAGGAGAACATGCAGGATGTCCAGGGGAGACTCCAGAGCCTGGAGAGCGTGAATGACCCACCCAAGCAG AGGCGTCTGCCCAGTGCCCAGCCTTGGCCCCTCCGGCTCTCGGGCCGCACGCTGCTCTTCTTCCTCCTGTGGCCCTTCATCGTCCAGTGGCTCTTCCGACAGTTTCGGACCCAGAAGAGGTGA
- the ACBD4 gene encoding acyl-CoA-binding domain-containing protein 4 isoform X2, which translates to MGTENESPEPDCQKQFQAAVSVIQNLPKNGSYRPSYEEMLRFYSYYKQATMGPCLLPRPGFWDPIGRYKWDAWNSLGKMSREEAMSAYITEMKLVAQKVIDTVPLGEVAEDMFGYFEPLYQVIPDMPRPPETFLKRVTGRKEKVLNGHAGAAAEPPCLPSEPAPTSPESQLPRDLDSEVFCDSLEQLEPELVLAEQQGASGGEPATGNSPVPPAEKEGSLLGPQDLDTWLVGTVRALQENMQDVQGRLQSLESVNDPPKQQRRLPSAQPWPLRLSGRTLLFFLLWPFIVQWLFRQFRTQKSLSPWRRFWGQLGLGPGPGRMIGWEAAGRGPEARPSWGKVGRAGPRGGE; encoded by the exons ATGGGTACTGAGAACGAAAGCCCAGAACCGGACTGCCAGAAACAGTTCCAGGCGGCAGTCAGCGTCATTCAGAATCTGCCTAAGAACG GCTCTTACCGCCCCTCCTATGAAGAGATGCTGCGATTCTACAGCTACTACAAGCAGGCTACCATGGGGCCCTGCCTGCTCCCCCGGCCTGGGTTCTGGGACCCCATTGGACGATATAAGTG GGACGCCTGGAACAGCTTGGGCAAGATGAGCAGGGAAGAGGCCATGTCAGCCTACATCACTGAGATGAAGCTGGTGGCACAGAAG GTGATCGACACAGTACCCCTGGGTGAGGTGGCAGAGGACATGTTTGGTTACTTCGAGCCCCTGTACCAAGTGATCCCTGATATGCCAAGGCCCCCGGAAACCTTCCTAAAAAGGGTCACAG GCCGGAAAGAGAAGGTACTGAATGGACATGCTGGGGCTGCTGcagagcctccctgcctccccagtgaACCAGCACCCACCAGCCCAG AGTCCCAGCTACCTAGGGACCTAGACTCTGAGGTTTTCTGCGATTCCCTGGAACAGCTGGAGCCTGAGCTG GTTTtggcagagcagcagggagcctCCGGAGGAGAGCCTGCCACCGGAAACAGCCCCGTGCCCCCtgcagagaaag AGGGCAGCCTCCTAGGGCCCCAGGACTTGGACACGTGGCTGGTGGGGACAGTTCGGGCACTGCAGGAGAACATGCAGGATGTCCAGGGGAGACTCCAGAGCCTGGAGAGCGTGAATGACCCACCCAAGCAG CAGAGGCGTCTGCCCAGTGCCCAGCCTTGGCCCCTCCGGCTCTCGGGCCGCACGCTGCTCTTCTTCCTCCTGTGGCCCTTCATCGTCCAGTGGCTCTTCCGACAGTTTCGGACCCAGAAGAG TCTCTCCCCGTGGAGGCGGTTCTGGGGCCAGCTGGGACTTGGGCCGGGGCCTGGAAGAATGATTGGCTGGGAGGCTGCGGGACGAGGCCCGGAGGCCCGGCCGAgctgggggaaggtggggagggcaggcccCAGAGGAGGGGAATGA
- the ACBD4 gene encoding acyl-CoA-binding domain-containing protein 4 isoform X9, producing the protein MGTENESPEPDCQKQFQAAVSVIQNLPKNGSYRPSYEEMLRFYSYYKQATMGPCLLPRPGFWDPIGRYKWDAWNSLGKMSREEAMSAYITEMKLVAQKVIDTVPLGEVAEDMFGYFEPLYQVIPDMPRPPETFLKRVTGRKEKVLNGHAGAAAEPPCLPSEPAPTSPESQLPRDLDSEVFCDSLEQLEPELQVLAEQQGASGGEPATGNSPVPPAEKEGSLLGPQDLDTWLVGTVRALQENMQDVQGRLQSLESVNDPPKQLRN; encoded by the exons ATGGGTACTGAGAACGAAAGCCCAGAACCGGACTGCCAGAAACAGTTCCAGGCGGCAGTCAGCGTCATTCAGAATCTGCCTAAGAACG GCTCTTACCGCCCCTCCTATGAAGAGATGCTGCGATTCTACAGCTACTACAAGCAGGCTACCATGGGGCCCTGCCTGCTCCCCCGGCCTGGGTTCTGGGACCCCATTGGACGATATAAGTG GGACGCCTGGAACAGCTTGGGCAAGATGAGCAGGGAAGAGGCCATGTCAGCCTACATCACTGAGATGAAGCTGGTGGCACAGAAG GTGATCGACACAGTACCCCTGGGTGAGGTGGCAGAGGACATGTTTGGTTACTTCGAGCCCCTGTACCAAGTGATCCCTGATATGCCAAGGCCCCCGGAAACCTTCCTAAAAAGGGTCACAG GCCGGAAAGAGAAGGTACTGAATGGACATGCTGGGGCTGCTGcagagcctccctgcctccccagtgaACCAGCACCCACCAGCCCAG AGTCCCAGCTACCTAGGGACCTAGACTCTGAGGTTTTCTGCGATTCCCTGGAACAGCTGGAGCCTGAGCTG CAGGTTTtggcagagcagcagggagcctCCGGAGGAGAGCCTGCCACCGGAAACAGCCCCGTGCCCCCtgcagagaaag AGGGCAGCCTCCTAGGGCCCCAGGACTTGGACACGTGGCTGGTGGGGACAGTTCGGGCACTGCAGGAGAACATGCAGGATGTCCAGGGGAGACTCCAGAGCCTGGAGAGCGTGAATGACCCACCCAAGCAG CTGAGAAACTAA
- the ACBD4 gene encoding acyl-CoA-binding domain-containing protein 4 isoform X3, whose protein sequence is MGTENESPEPDCQKQFQAAVSVIQNLPKNGSYRPSYEEMLRFYSYYKQATMGPCLLPRPGFWDPIGRYKWDAWNSLGKMSREEAMSAYITEMKLVAQKVIDTVPLGEVAEDMFGYFEPLYQVIPDMPRPPETFLKRVTGRKEKVLNGHAGAAAEPPCLPSEPAPTSPESQLPRDLDSEVFCDSLEQLEPELQVLAEQQGASGGEPATGNSPVPPAEKEGSLLGPQDLDTWLVGTVRALQENMQDVQGRLQSLESVNDPPKQRRLPSAQPWPLRLSGRTLLFFLLWPFIVQWLFRQFRTQKSLSPWRRFWGQLGLGPGPGRMIGWEAAGRGPEARPSWGKVGRAGPRGGE, encoded by the exons ATGGGTACTGAGAACGAAAGCCCAGAACCGGACTGCCAGAAACAGTTCCAGGCGGCAGTCAGCGTCATTCAGAATCTGCCTAAGAACG GCTCTTACCGCCCCTCCTATGAAGAGATGCTGCGATTCTACAGCTACTACAAGCAGGCTACCATGGGGCCCTGCCTGCTCCCCCGGCCTGGGTTCTGGGACCCCATTGGACGATATAAGTG GGACGCCTGGAACAGCTTGGGCAAGATGAGCAGGGAAGAGGCCATGTCAGCCTACATCACTGAGATGAAGCTGGTGGCACAGAAG GTGATCGACACAGTACCCCTGGGTGAGGTGGCAGAGGACATGTTTGGTTACTTCGAGCCCCTGTACCAAGTGATCCCTGATATGCCAAGGCCCCCGGAAACCTTCCTAAAAAGGGTCACAG GCCGGAAAGAGAAGGTACTGAATGGACATGCTGGGGCTGCTGcagagcctccctgcctccccagtgaACCAGCACCCACCAGCCCAG AGTCCCAGCTACCTAGGGACCTAGACTCTGAGGTTTTCTGCGATTCCCTGGAACAGCTGGAGCCTGAGCTG CAGGTTTtggcagagcagcagggagcctCCGGAGGAGAGCCTGCCACCGGAAACAGCCCCGTGCCCCCtgcagagaaag AGGGCAGCCTCCTAGGGCCCCAGGACTTGGACACGTGGCTGGTGGGGACAGTTCGGGCACTGCAGGAGAACATGCAGGATGTCCAGGGGAGACTCCAGAGCCTGGAGAGCGTGAATGACCCACCCAAGCAG AGGCGTCTGCCCAGTGCCCAGCCTTGGCCCCTCCGGCTCTCGGGCCGCACGCTGCTCTTCTTCCTCCTGTGGCCCTTCATCGTCCAGTGGCTCTTCCGACAGTTTCGGACCCAGAAGAG TCTCTCCCCGTGGAGGCGGTTCTGGGGCCAGCTGGGACTTGGGCCGGGGCCTGGAAGAATGATTGGCTGGGAGGCTGCGGGACGAGGCCCGGAGGCCCGGCCGAgctgggggaaggtggggagggcaggcccCAGAGGAGGGGAATGA
- the ACBD4 gene encoding acyl-CoA-binding domain-containing protein 4 isoform X4, which yields MGTENESPEPDCQKQFQAAVSVIQNLPKNGSYRPSYEEMLRFYSYYKQATMGPCLLPRPGFWDPIGRYKWDAWNSLGKMSREEAMSAYITEMKLVAQKVIDTVPLGEVAEDMFGYFEPLYQVIPDMPRPPETFLKRVTESQLPRDLDSEVFCDSLEQLEPELQVLAEQQGASGGEPATGNSPVPPAEKEGSLLGPQDLDTWLVGTVRALQENMQDVQGRLQSLESVNDPPKQQRRLPSAQPWPLRLSGRTLLFFLLWPFIVQWLFRQFRTQKSLSPWRRFWGQLGLGPGPGRMIGWEAAGRGPEARPSWGKVGRAGPRGGE from the exons ATGGGTACTGAGAACGAAAGCCCAGAACCGGACTGCCAGAAACAGTTCCAGGCGGCAGTCAGCGTCATTCAGAATCTGCCTAAGAACG GCTCTTACCGCCCCTCCTATGAAGAGATGCTGCGATTCTACAGCTACTACAAGCAGGCTACCATGGGGCCCTGCCTGCTCCCCCGGCCTGGGTTCTGGGACCCCATTGGACGATATAAGTG GGACGCCTGGAACAGCTTGGGCAAGATGAGCAGGGAAGAGGCCATGTCAGCCTACATCACTGAGATGAAGCTGGTGGCACAGAAG GTGATCGACACAGTACCCCTGGGTGAGGTGGCAGAGGACATGTTTGGTTACTTCGAGCCCCTGTACCAAGTGATCCCTGATATGCCAAGGCCCCCGGAAACCTTCCTAAAAAGGGTCACAG AGTCCCAGCTACCTAGGGACCTAGACTCTGAGGTTTTCTGCGATTCCCTGGAACAGCTGGAGCCTGAGCTG CAGGTTTtggcagagcagcagggagcctCCGGAGGAGAGCCTGCCACCGGAAACAGCCCCGTGCCCCCtgcagagaaag AGGGCAGCCTCCTAGGGCCCCAGGACTTGGACACGTGGCTGGTGGGGACAGTTCGGGCACTGCAGGAGAACATGCAGGATGTCCAGGGGAGACTCCAGAGCCTGGAGAGCGTGAATGACCCACCCAAGCAG CAGAGGCGTCTGCCCAGTGCCCAGCCTTGGCCCCTCCGGCTCTCGGGCCGCACGCTGCTCTTCTTCCTCCTGTGGCCCTTCATCGTCCAGTGGCTCTTCCGACAGTTTCGGACCCAGAAGAG TCTCTCCCCGTGGAGGCGGTTCTGGGGCCAGCTGGGACTTGGGCCGGGGCCTGGAAGAATGATTGGCTGGGAGGCTGCGGGACGAGGCCCGGAGGCCCGGCCGAgctgggggaaggtggggagggcaggcccCAGAGGAGGGGAATGA